The window CGTCGTAGGTGAGGTACGGGAGCCTGCGGGCCTCCGGCACGAGGCGCGGATCCGCGGTGTAGACCCCAGATACGTCCGTGTAGATCTCGCACACGTCCGCGCCCAGGGCCGCGGCGATGGCCACCGCGGTGGTATCCGAACCTCCTCGTCCCAGGGTGGTGAGCTCCCCGGAAGCCGTCACACCCTGGAACCCGGCCACCACCGGGATCCGCCCCCGGCTCAGCTCGTCGAGCAACCTTCCCCGCTCCACCTCCAGGATCCGGGCCCGGGTGTGCACGGGCTCCGTGAGGATGCGCACCTGCCAGCCCAGAAGGGAGGTGGCCGCCGCTCCCTCCGCCTGCAGGGCCATGGCCAGCAGCGCGACGGAGATCTGCTCTCCCACGGCCAGGAGCATATCGAGCTCCCGGGGCGCGGGGCGCTCCGTCATCTCGTGGGCTCGCGCCAGCAGCTCGTCCGTGGTGTCTCCCGGCGCGGAGACCACCACCACCACCTGACTCCCTGCCTGCCGGGTCCGGGCGATGCGGCGCGCCACGTGCCGCATGCGTTCCGGAGTCGCCACGGAGGTCCCGCCGTACTTCTGGACGATGAGCGCCACCTCTCCCTCCGTCACTCGATGACCCGAAGTAGGGGGCTGCTCCCCCGCACCACCTCCATGGTGTGCAGACGCGCCTGCACCGCCCGGAGGGCCCGCTCCGGAGCGGGATGGGTTCGCAGCAACACGTCCGCCTCTTCCCCACGGCTCTGCTGCACGATGGAGTGCAGGCTCACGTTCTCCTCGCCGAAGGCAGCCGCAATGCGGGCGAATACCCCGGGCCGATCCACCACCCGCAGCACGAGGCATGCGCTGGTTTCCTGCTCGCCCCTCGGGACCACGGGCTTGTCGTAGAAGCAGGTGCAGGGTACCCGGCCGTGGGCCTTCGTCCGCCGATTCCGGGCCACCGCCACGAGGTCTGAGAGCACCGCAGAGGCCGTGGGGTCTCCCCCCGCACCCCGGCCTGCCACCAACAGCTCCCCCGCCGCCTCCGCCCGCAGCCAGACCCCGTTGAACTCGTACCGCACGGAGGCCAGAGGGTGCCCGGAGGACAGGAGGGCGGGGTAGACCGCGGCCTCGATGCGTCCCTCGCGATCGCGGGCGTGCGCGATGAGCTTCAGGGTGTAGCCCAGCTGCCGGGTGTACGCGATCTCCCGTTGGGTGATGGAGGAGATCCCCTCGCAGTGTACGTCGCTGCGTACCACGCGGCTATTGAAGGCCGCGGAGGCGAGGATGGCGAGCTTCGCCGCAGCGTCGTGCCCCTCGATGTCCTCCGTGGGGTCGCTCTCCGCGAACCCCAACCGCTGGGCCTCGCTCAGGGCCTCCGCGAAGGACAGTCCCTCCTCCCCCATCCGGGTGAGGATGTAGTTCGTGGTGCCGTTGAGGATGCCCACGATCTCCGTGATGCGGTCGCCTGCCAGGGATTCCTTGATGGTGCGCACGATGGGGATGCCTCCCCCCACGCTGCCCTCGAAGAAGAGGTCCACCCCGCTCGCCTCCGCGGCCTCCATCAGCTCACGGCCGCGGTTCGCCAGCAGTTGCTTGTTGGCGGTGACCACGGACTTCCCCAACCGCAAGGCCTCCAGCACGTAGCTGCGGGCGGGCTCGATCCCTCCGATGAGCTCTACCACCACGTCCACCTGGGGATCCCGCACCACCGACCACGCGTCGTCCGTCAGGAGATCCCGTTCGATGGGGACCGGACGGGGCCGGTCCAGGTGCGCCACCGCCACCCGGTGCAGCACCAGGGGCATGCCGGCCCGCCGCGCGAGGTCCGCCCCCGCGGCCTGCAGGTTCCGGACCACGGCGCTCCCGACCGTGCCCAGCCCCAGCAACCCAATGCGCAGCATCTCCTGGAGATTGTACCGACTCTCCGCGGCCTCCGCGATCCATCCGGTCCATCAATTCCCGGTTTCCCAATCCCCCTGCTGGAGCAGGGACGCCACGGCTTCCACCGTGGGCTCGATGGGAGCCGGCTTTGGGGCCCGCTCCGCGGCCTCCGGATCTTTGAGCCCGTGCCCCGTGAGCACCGCCACCACCACCCGCCCGGACCGGAGAAATCCCTCCCGCGCCGCCCGCATCAATCCCGCCACCGCGGCCGCGGACGCGGGCTCCACGAAGAGGCCCTCCTCCGTGGCGAGCCGGCGCTGGGCCCGGAGGATCTCCTCGTCGCTGACCGCGGCGATGCGTCCCCCCGACTCCCGCACGGCTTCCAGGGCCCCCTGCCAGGAGGCGGGATTCCCGATGCGGATGGCGCTCGCCACGGTCCGGGGACGTTCCACGGGATGTCCCAGGACGAGGGGCGCAGCCCCCTCCGCCTGGAACCCCCACATGGCGGGTCTCGGTTCCACCCGGGCCTCGCAGAACCCGCGCCAGTAGGCGGTGATGTTGCCCGCGTTGCCCACGGGAAGGGCCACGATGTCCGGTGGTCCTCCCAGGGCCTGGAGGATCTCGAAGGCCGCGGTCTTCTGTCCCTCCAGGCGGTGCGGGTTGATGGAGTTCACCACCGCGAGGGGCAACACCTCCGCGCAGGCCCGCACGAGTCGCAAGGCCACGTCAAACCCGCCCGGGAGGAAGGCGACCCGGGCCCCGTGCATACGGGCCTGCGCCAGCTTCCCACCCGCCACCGCGTCTTTCGGAAGGAGCACCACGCACCGCAGTCCCGCCCGGGCCGCGTACGCGGCCGCGCTGGCCGCGGTGTTCCCCGTGGAAGCGCAGATCACCCCGCGCGCGCCCGCCTCCATGGCCTTGGCCACCGCCACCACCATGCCCCGGTCCTTGAAGGAGCCCGTGGGGTTCGCGCCCTCCCACTTGAAGTACAGCTCGATGCCGAGTTCGGGCCCGAGGGCGGTGGAGGGGATGAGGGGGGTATTGCCCTCCAGGAGGGTGAGGGGGGGAGTCCGATCCGTGACGGGGAGCCGGTCGCGGAAAGCCGCGAGGATCCCCGGCCACGGTTTCACGGAGCCGCGGGATACGATCCCAGGACGATCGCCCACCGACACTGTTCCTCCAAGCGGCGCAGGGCCCGCTGCACCCGCAATTCGTCCACGTGTCCCTCGAAGTCCACGTAGAACACGTACTCCCACACCGCATTCCGAGCCGGCCGGGACTCCAGCTTCGTGAGGTTGAGGCCCTCTTCCGCGAAGGCGCCCAAGGCGCGGTAAAGGGCCCCGGGGCGGTGCTCCGTGGCGAACACCACGGAGGTCTTGCTGGGATCCCGGCGCGGCACGGGCTGGGAAGCGATGCTGAGGAAACGGGTGGTGTTCAGGGGGTTGTCGTGGACGTCCTCCGCGAGGACCGTCAGCCCGTATAGATCCGCAGCCCTCCGGCTGGCGATGGCGGCTTCCTCCCGCTCCCCCCGGGCGGCCACCAGCCGGGCAGCCCCCGCGGTGTCGTAAGCGGGGACGGGCTCGACCCCCAAGCTCCGAAGGAATTCCTCACATTGCGCCAGAGCCTGCGGGTGGCTGTAGACCCTGCGGATCCCCTCGAGGCGGGCACCGGGGACTCCCAGCAGGCAGTGCGCGATGCGCAGGGAGATCTCTCCCGTGATGGTGAGCCGGTCATGGAACTCCAGGAGGAGGTCGTAGGTCTCGTTGATGCTGCCCGCCTCCGAGTTCTCCACGGGGACGATCCCGGCCTCGCATGTACCGCCCGCCACGCTCTCAAAGACCTCCCGCAGGGTGCGGCGGGGTACGGTCTTGACCGGGCCGAAGTGCTGGAGGGCCGCCTCCTCGCTGTAGGCGCCCGCCTCTCCCTGAAAGGCCACCCGCCGCATCCTACCTCCGCAGCTCCTGGGCCCGTCGGGCGGCCCGCTGGACCGCCTCCACCACCGCGCCCCGGACGTCCCGCTCCTCCAGCACTCCCATCCCCGCCATGGTGGTTCCTCCGGGGGAGGTGACCTTTCGGCGCAGCTCCGTGGGATCCTCCCCGGTGTCCCGAAGCATGCAGGCGGCCCCGAAGACGGTCTGGATCACCAGCTCCCGGGCGATCTGGGGATCCAACCCCGCCCGGATCCCGCCCTCGATGAGGCTCTCCACCAGGAAGAAGACGTATGCGGGGCCGCTCCCAGAGAGGCCGGTCACCGCGTCCATGAGGCTCTCGGGGACCTCCACCACCTTCCCCACCGCGCCGAACAACTCCCGGACCAGGCGCGCCTCCTCCTCCCCCGCGTGGCGTCCCAAGGCAAAGGCCGTGACCCCCTCGCGGATGGCGGTGGGGGTGTTGGGCATGGTCCGCACCACGGGAACGCCCGGGAAGGCCTGCTCCAGGGTCTGGAGGGTGAGGCCGGTCACCACGGAGACCAGCACGTGACGGGCGGATACGTAGGCCGCCAGCTCCTCGAGGACCTCCGGGACGTCCTTGGGCTTCACGGCGAGCACCAACACGTCCGAACGGGCGCAGAGCTCGGCCTTGGCCTCCGTCGTCTGGATCCCATAGCGGGCCGCCAGGGCGTGTAACCGCTCCCGGTTCGCGCGGTTTGCCACCCAGATGCGCTCCGGGCTCACGCGCTCCGTGCTCAACAGGCCCACCAGGAGCGCCTCCGCCATGTTCCCGGCCCCCACGAACCCGAGGGTGCACCGTTCCAGCATCCCCTGCTCCTCAACGAAACGCGCCTCCGCCCTCAAGGACGGAGGCGCCTCCGCGGTACCACCTTGCTTCCGGGACGGAGATGTCGTCCCAGCCCTCTCCGCGCGGTATCGGGCGCGGCCCGACGGGCTTCCAACCTTTCGGAACGGCCGTTTTCGCCCGTGGCTCCAGGGCGGGTCCGGGGAACGGATGCCAACGGTGCCTCCCACCCAACCGGGCACCGCTCTCTGCTCGGCCCTGTTTCCCCCTCTCTCCCTTTCCTCGCCGAGTTTACGGATTATGTAGCACGCTTCCGCGCCGTCCGTCAACGCGGCCCGGTGGAGGGCACTCCGAACCGCACCACCCGGGCTTCCCCCCACAGGCGCTCGAGTCGGTAGTACTTCCGCTCCTCGGGCCCAAAGATGTGCACCACCACGTCCCCGTAGTCCAGCAGAACCCAGCGGGCATGCTCCGTGCCCTCCCGGTGCCGCAGGTGCGCCCCCGCGGCCCGCATGGCCTCCTCCACCGCCTCCGTGATGGCCCGAATCTGTACCGCGGTCTCTCCCGTACAGATGACGAAGTAGTCCGCGACCAGGGTCTGCCCCCTGAGATCCAGCACCGCCACCGCCTCCGCCTTGTGCTCCTCCGCCGCGTGGGCGGCCAGCAACGCGCGCTCCCGTGCGTCCAAGCCGGTTACCCCCTCCTCTCGGTGCGGTTGTAGAGTCCGTGCTTGAGGATGTACTGCTCTACCCCCTCCGGCACCAGGTACCGAATGGTGCGTCCCTCCTGGACCCGCCTGCGGATCTCCGTGCTGGAGATGGCCAGGGCCGGGATCTCCAGGAGGTGGATCCGGTGTCGGTACTCCCGGGCGATGTCGCTGGACTGCCACAGATCCCGGTCAATGCTGTAGCCGGGCCTGCTCGCCCCGATGAACTCGCACATGCGCAGGAGCTCCTCCGTCTGGTGCCACTCTCCCCGCAGGATCTGCCCGATGGCATCCGCACCCGTGATGTAGTACAGGTCGTCCTGCGGATAACGGTTCCGGAAGGCCCGGATGGTGTCCACCGTGTAGCTGGGACCCGGCCGATCGATCTCCTCCCGGGAGACGCGGAAGTACGGGTGGGTGGCGGTGGCGAGGACCGTCATGAGGTACCGGTGCTCGGGGTCCGTCACCTCCGAGGGGTCCTTGTGGGGCGGGCAGCGGTTCGGGATGAAGATCACGAGGTCCAACCGGAGCTGGAACCGGGCCTCCTCCGCGGTGACCAGGTGCCCCAGGTGGATGGGATCAAAGGTACCGCCCATGATCCCGTACCGTGCCATCTACCCTCCCCGTGCCGCCTTCCTCTCCTCCAGTTGAGCGTTCCCCCCGGGAGATTCCATCTCCTCCTCCCTCCTCGGGATCTCCCGAAGCCGGGCGTACAGGGCCTGCACCATGGGCACAACCCCCTCGCCCGTGAGGGCGGAGATGGGGTAAGCGGAGATCCCCCGCGCCTCGAAGGCCGCGCGGACCCGCTCCACCCGCGCCCGGGCTTCCGGAAGGTCGATCTTGTTCAGGGCCACCGCGCACGGCCGCTCCGCGAGGGCAGGATCATAAGCCCGCAGCTCCGCCCGCAGCACCTCGTAGGCGCGCAGGGGATCCTCCGCCGCCAGGTCCAGGACGAACAGCAACAGGCGGGTGCGGGAGACGTGGCGGAGGAACTGGTGGCCCAGCCCGGCTCCCCGGTGCGCGCCCTCGATGAGTCCGGGGAGGTCCGCGGCCACGAAACTAGCACCCTCCGCAACCCGAACGACTCCGAGATGGGGGTGAAGGGTGGTAAACGGGTAGTCCGCGATCTTCGGCCGGGCCGCGGAGATGCGGGCAAGCAGCGTGGACTTGCCCGCGTTGGGGAAGCCCACGAACCCCACATCCGCGAGGATCCGCAGCTCCAGGTCCAGCACCCGCTCCTCCCCCTTCCCCCCTGGCTCCGCGAACCGGGGGGCCCGGCGGGTGGGGGTGGCGAAGCGGGCGTTGCCGCGTCCTCCCCGGCCCCCTCGGGCGACCACCACCTCCTGGCCGTGGCGCACTAAGTCCGCGAGGACCTCGCCGGTGCGGGCGTCGCGCACAACGGTTCCCGCGGGCACGGGAATCACGAGATCGGGCGCGGACCGGCCCGTCCGGTTCCCCCCCTGCCCGTGCTCCCCCCGCCTCGCCCGGAAGACCCGGCGGTACCGGAAGTCCACCAGGGTGTGGAGCCCCTCGTCCGCCCGGAGGATGACGTCTCCTCCCTTCCCCCCGTCCCCGCCGTCCGGGCCTCCCTTGGGCACGAACTTCTCCCGGCGGAAGCTCACGCAGCCTGCCCCGCCGTCCCCCGCCCTCACGTAGATGCGCGCCTGATCAACGAACATCCGCGATCCCCTCTTTGCCCAACGGGGAAATCCGGGCAGGGCTTCCCGAGAACCAAAAGGCCCGGGGGCTTCCCGGGCCTTCTCGCCTTCTCGCAGGCACGGGGCTCACGCGGGGGAAACGGGAAGAACGCTGACCTGGCGGCGGTCCCGCCCTCTGGGTTCGAAGACCACCACCCCATCCACGAGGGCGAAGAGGGTGTCGTCCTTTCCGATGCCCACGTTCCGACCGGGCCAGAACCGGGTTCCCCGCTGGCGCACGAGGATGCTGCCCGCGGTCACGTACTGCCCCGCGAACCGCTTCACACCCAGACGCTGGCCCGCGCTGTCGCGGCCGTTCCGGCTGCTCCCGCCCGCCTTCTTCTGCGCCATCCGACCTCACCTCCCATGCTCGATGCGCTCGATGCGGACCGCGGTGTACGGCTGACGGTGCCCGAGCCGGCGACGGTAACGGACCTTCGGCTTGAACTTGAACACGAGGATCTTGGGGAACCTGCCCTGTTCCACGATCCGGCCCACCACCCGGGCCCCCTCCACGAAGGGGCTTCCCACCACCGTCTCCCCGTCGGAGAGCATCAACACGCGATCTAGGACCACCTCGTCTCCCGCCTGCCCGGGCAGCTTCTCCAGACGGACCACCTCGCCCTCCCGAACCCGGACCTGCTTGCCCCCGGACTCGATCACCGCGTACACGGGATCCCTCCTCCTCTCGACCGGGCCGATTGTAACAGGGGAGGCCGTCCGCCCGCAACCGCTCGGGGGTCAGGCGGGAAGGGCAAGCACCGCGTCGCTTGGCCGGACCACCGGCCCTCCCCGCTCGTCCGTGCCCTCGAACACCAGGAGGGCGAAGTAGTCCTCCACCAGCTTCTCCCGTGGCTCCCGGGAGGCGATGAACACGCCGACCCCCACCACCTCCGCGCGGAACTCCCGCATGAGGTCGTACATTCCCCGCACCGTCCCTCCCCCCCGCAGGAAATCGTCCACGAACAGGACCCGCTGGCCTTCCCGGATGGCCCGAAGGGGAAGGCTCATCTGCTGGACCATCCGGGAGGAACCCGAGAGGTAGTTGACGGTGACCGCGGGGCCTTCCGTGACGCGTCCCGCCCGTCGGATGGTCACGAGGGGCACGTTGAAGGCCCGGGCGGTCATGAAGGCCACGGGGATCCCCTTGACCTCCATGGTCAGGACCACGTCCGGCCGACGATCGGCGAAGTACGTGGCGAACGCCTCCCCAACCTGCTCCACGATGGAGGGCGTGGAGAGCAGATCGGTGGTGTACAGGAATCCGCCGGGCAACAGGCGGTACGGGGTACTCAGCTTCGCGCTCAGCTCCTCCGCCACCGCCCGGATGCGGCGGGGGTCCCGCTCGGGGACGTAGCGCACACCCCCCGCGGCGCCCGCCAGGGTCTCGATCCGCCCCAGCCCGAACCGCTGAAAGGCCACCCGCAGGGCCGCGATGTCCTCGCTGATGGTGGACTTCGCGACCCCCAGCATCTGCATGAACACATTCAGGGAGTGTACCTTGTAGGGCTCCGCCCGCAGCAGGTGGGCGATGTACAGCATGCGCTCCCCCCGACGTAGGCGGGGGGAGGCCGTCGCGCCCCTCCGCACGGCATCCATGGCTTTCCGGGCGTCCGATCCCCTGGCCATCTCCCTCCTATCCCGGCCGGGCTCCAAGGGCCTGCGTGATCCGTTGAAGGGTCTCCGGCCGGTTCAGGTCCACGTCCACCGCGAGCTCCGGCCGATGGCAGATCACCGCCTTGCCCCGGATCCCCGCGATCGCCCGGACCCGCTCCTCCACATCCGCGATGCGAAGCCGCCCGAGCGCGTACTTCACCACGTACTGAGGTCCAAACAGGCTTGCCAGCCGGGCCGGGTTCTTCCGGATCTCCACCACCTCCCGGATCGTGGGTTCAAGGCGCTCGAGGATCCCCGGACGTACGAGAACCATCCCCCCGCCCGTGAACACGCCTTCCACCGTCCGCACGTAGGTCTTGCGGAGCCCCGGAAACGACGCCTCCACCGCCTCCCGGGGGACGATGGGGTAGTACACCTCCACCCCCTCCTCCCGGCACCTTCCGAGGAACTCGGAGACGGCCTGAGGGGTAAGCAGCGGAAGATCCGAGGCCACGAGGAGGACCCACGGAGAGGGGGCCAGCGCCCTCAGCCCCGCCAAGGCATTCCCCAGGAGATCCTGGGTCTCCGGGATCCGGAGATCGCACAGGTCCACTGCGCCCTCCGGGATCTCCGCAGGCCCCACGAGGACAATGCGCCCCACCTCGGGAGCGGCGCGCAAGGCCCGCATCACCCGCTCCACCATGGGAATCCCGGCTATGGGAAGGAATGCTTTGTTGGGAAGGCCCTCCGCGAGACCCGGCTCCCGCCCTCCCCCTGCCAGGACCACCGCGTCCACCCTCACCGCTCCAGCTCCGCGAAGGTCCGGGTGAGGATCACCTGCCCGGGGAAGGTGCCGGAGAGGACCTGGGCGGAGCCGCGGGCTGTGGCCTCCTCCCCGAACAGGCCGAACACCGCGGGCCCCGTGCCGGTCATGGAGACCCCCAGGGCTCCCGTGCCCCTCAGGCGCTCCAGGAGCTCCGCCACCAGGGGGTACCGGGCGCACACCACGGGCGTGAAGACGTTGCTCAGCCGGGCCGCCACACCCCGGACGTCTCCTGCGCGCAGGGCCTGGATGGTCCCCTCCGTGTCCGGGCGGTGCGCGACCCCTTCACGGTCCAGGGATTCATAGGCCCACCGGGTGGAGATGCCAAAGTCCGGGCAGAGCAGCACCACCCAGGTGCTCGGGAGGGTCGGCAGGTACTGAAGCCGCTCCCCTCGCCCCGTGGCCAGGGCGGCGCCCCCCGCCAGGAAGAAGGGGACGTCCGAGCCGATCCGGGCTGCCAGGGTCAAAAGCTCCCGTCCGTCCAGCCGCAGCTTCCACAGCTGCGCGAGCCCCAAAAGGGTCACCGCGGCATCCGAGGATCCGCCCCCAAGACCGGAGGCGGGAGGGATGTGCTTGTGGAGCTCGATCTCGATGCTCCGGTCCACCCCGTAGGTGTCCCGGAGCAGCTGGGCAGTCCGGAACACGAGGTTCTGCTCATCCGTGGGGACCGCCCGGTGGTCGCACCGCACCGTGATGCCCCGCTCCGCTTCCCGCAGGATTACGGTGTCGTGGAGTTCCAGGGCGTGCAGAACCGTCACGATCTCGTGGTAACCGTCCGGGCGCCGGCCGAGGACGTCCAGGGTCAGGTTGATCTTCGCGTAGGCGTTGAGCCGCAGCTCCTTCACCGGGGCCTCCCTCGGAGGGTCAGGCCCGTCCCTTCCTCGGAATCCACCGGGTTCCCTCCGCGCATCCGAACGATCCCTCCAGGGGTGCCGGAAGTTCCTTTCCTTCTTGGACGGAAACCCCCCGGAATCCTACCGAACCGGAGGGAGATCCGAAAGTGGTGCGCGGCGGGGAAATCCGGTATGCTTGGAAACTGCGCGAGGCTGACGGAGGAGGTGGTGGTGCCGCGTGCCCTTCGAGCCCGTGGGAACCGGGGACGGACCCTCCGGTTGCTGATCCTCCTGACCCCGGCGGCCCTGGCGGGCTTCCTGGCCTGGAATCTGGCCCGGAGCTTCTCCGCCGCGGGAATTGCCTTCCTGCTGCGGCCCAGCGGGGACCCCCGGTTTGCCTGGCCCCTACGGGTCCGGGACCGCGTGAACGTCCTCCTGATCGGCACGGACGTCACCCTCAACACCCGTCGCCAGGTGGTCTCGAATCTGGCCCGGGCGGATACCCTGATCCTCATGTCCTTCGACCCGCACACCCGCACCGCGCATTTCCTCTCCATCCCCCGGGACACCCGGGTCTACCTCCCGGGCCACGGCCCCTCAAAGATCAACGCCTCGTACGCCTTTGGCGGCGTCCCCCTCACCGTCCGGGCCGTGGAGGATCTCCTGGGCGTCCGGGTCCACTACTACCTGAAGATGGGGGCGGACTCCTTCGCCCGACTCGTGGACGCGGTGGGGGGGGTGTGGGTGGACGTGGAGCAGGAGATGCACTACCGGGACTGGTGGGGGGGCTTCTCCGTGGACCTCAAAAAAGGGCGGCAGCTGCTTATGGGGGATCAGGCCATGGGCTACGCCCGCTTCCGCATGGATGCCCTGGGCGATATCGGGCGGGTCCAGCGTCAGCAGAAGGTGATCCGGGCCCTCTTCGCGCGGATGCGGGAGCCCCAGACCGTGCTCCGCTTCCCCCAGCTCCTCCACTGGTTCCACACCCGCACCCACACCAACCTCAACCTTCAGAAGGTCCTGGCCCTGGGCTGGTTCCTGCGCGGGGTTGGCACGGACCGTGTCCGTACCGCCACGCTGCCGGGCCACTTCGCCCCCCTGTTCTGGGAACCCGACGAACCCCGGGTACGCGCCCTGGTGCTGGAGATGTTCTACGGCGTGGATCCACAGGCGGTGGCGCAGACCCGGGTGGAGGTCCTGAACGCGAGCGAGGTGCCGGGCATGGCGCGGGAGGTGGCCGCGCGGCTTGCGAGGATGGGGTTCCCCGTGGTCCGGGTGGATCTCGCCCCCCGGCCCAGGAACCAGACCGCCATCATCTCCCACCGCGGCGACGCCCGCCTGGCCCGGGCGGTGCGGGAGACGCTGGGAACCGGAGCGCTCGCCACCCGACCCACCCCGGTCGTGCACGCGGACCTCACGGTGCTCGTGGGGAGGGACTACGCCCACCGTCGCCTCCTGGCCCGACGGCCCGTAGCGCCCTAGGGCGATCCGGAATTCCCCGCCTCCGGGGTGGAATGCCCGAAGCGGGCCAGGG is drawn from Armatimonadota bacterium and contains these coding sequences:
- a CDS encoding LCP family protein gives rise to the protein MPRALRARGNRGRTLRLLILLTPAALAGFLAWNLARSFSAAGIAFLLRPSGDPRFAWPLRVRDRVNVLLIGTDVTLNTRRQVVSNLARADTLILMSFDPHTRTAHFLSIPRDTRVYLPGHGPSKINASYAFGGVPLTVRAVEDLLGVRVHYYLKMGADSFARLVDAVGGVWVDVEQEMHYRDWWGGFSVDLKKGRQLLMGDQAMGYARFRMDALGDIGRVQRQQKVIRALFARMREPQTVLRFPQLLHWFHTRTHTNLNLQKVLALGWFLRGVGTDRVRTATLPGHFAPLFWEPDEPRVRALVLEMFYGVDPQAVAQTRVEVLNASEVPGMAREVAARLARMGFPVVRVDLAPRPRNQTAIISHRGDARLARAVRETLGTGALATRPTPVVHADLTVLVGRDYAHRRLLARRPVAP